A stretch of Lysinibacillus agricola DNA encodes these proteins:
- a CDS encoding ThiF family adenylyltransferase, with product MNSRYSRQELFEPIGEKGQKEIGQAHILIIGAGALGSASAEMLVRAGVGKLTIVDRDILDWSNLQRQQLYIEKDVIDQLPKAVAAKKRLSEINSTVDVETIVADVTAKNAEDLVSGKTLIVDATDNIETRLLMNDASRKLSIPFFMGAVVASYGLTYPIGLGERPCLHCLLDTLPSQTLTCDTAGVISPIIQVVAAHQVTNVFKYLVGEEVDSNLKSFDLWTGDQAAIDVTSLRRSDCLSCSKDAIYPFLSMESQTRTAVLCGRDTVQLTWSQDRKVELRQIAEVIHPIVTGLICNMHLLACNFSGHRIVLFRDGRMLIHGTKDDVKAKTIAAKLMG from the coding sequence GTGAACAGCCGCTATTCAAGGCAGGAATTATTTGAACCGATTGGAGAAAAAGGCCAAAAGGAAATTGGCCAGGCTCACATTTTAATCATTGGGGCAGGGGCGCTTGGCTCGGCAAGTGCAGAGATGCTTGTACGCGCGGGTGTTGGGAAGCTTACGATTGTTGACAGGGATATTCTTGACTGGAGCAATTTGCAGCGGCAGCAGCTTTATATTGAAAAAGATGTAATAGACCAGCTCCCTAAGGCTGTTGCTGCCAAGAAGCGGCTAAGTGAAATTAACAGCACGGTTGATGTAGAAACAATTGTGGCTGATGTCACAGCAAAAAATGCCGAAGATCTTGTCAGCGGAAAAACGTTGATTGTAGATGCAACAGATAATATAGAAACGAGACTGTTAATGAATGATGCATCAAGGAAGCTGAGCATTCCATTTTTTATGGGAGCGGTTGTTGCCAGTTATGGATTGACTTATCCAATTGGATTAGGGGAGCGTCCTTGTCTTCATTGTTTGTTGGACACACTTCCGTCACAAACACTTACATGCGATACAGCAGGAGTTATCAGTCCGATCATCCAGGTGGTTGCAGCTCATCAAGTAACGAATGTATTCAAATATCTTGTCGGTGAAGAAGTGGATTCCAACTTGAAATCTTTTGATCTTTGGACTGGCGATCAGGCCGCGATAGATGTAACATCGCTTCGGCGTTCTGATTGTCTGAGCTGTTCGAAAGATGCAATATATCCATTTTTATCTATGGAAAGTCAGACAAGAACGGCAGTCTTATGTGGTCGGGATACTGTCCAATTGACATGGTCTCAAGATCGGAAAGTGGAATTAAGGCAGATTGCCGAAGTCATTCATCCAATCGTAACCGGACTCATTTGTAATATGCACCTTTTGGCATGCAATTTTAGTGGCCACCGAATTGTTCTTTTCCGTGACGGTCGCATGTTGATCCACGGCACCAAGGACGATGTCAAAGCTAAAACGATTGCGGCCAAGTTGATGGGTTAA
- a CDS encoding thiamine phosphate synthase: MKLIAVTNDRFKVDHLTKIMIDTEPFVDYFIIRERTKTVNEYIELITALTEAKVSKDKLIVNDRVDVAVASNIQRVQLPGHGLSISQAKDNFPQLLAGKSVHSAIEAERASYAGANWLLYGHVFETNCKRGVEPRGLSELQEISKKVTVDLYAIGGIKTEHIDMLHDIGVNGIAVMSTIFESDDPVSATKEYYEACRQAIAYQKVERS; encoded by the coding sequence TTGAAGCTGATAGCCGTGACGAATGATCGGTTCAAGGTGGATCATTTAACTAAAATCATGATTGATACAGAACCGTTTGTAGATTATTTCATTATCAGAGAACGGACGAAAACAGTAAATGAATACATAGAGTTGATTACGGCATTGACTGAAGCAAAAGTCAGTAAGGATAAATTAATTGTGAATGACAGGGTGGATGTGGCTGTTGCCTCGAATATTCAACGGGTGCAGCTTCCAGGCCACGGGCTTTCCATTTCGCAAGCGAAAGACAATTTTCCACAGTTACTCGCGGGAAAATCAGTACATTCCGCTATAGAGGCTGAACGCGCTTCGTATGCTGGAGCCAATTGGCTGCTATATGGACATGTATTTGAAACGAACTGCAAAAGGGGTGTAGAACCCCGCGGGCTTTCTGAACTTCAAGAAATCTCGAAAAAAGTGACAGTTGATTTGTATGCAATCGGAGGAATCAAAACTGAACATATCGACATGCTGCACGATATCGGAGTAAATGGAATAGCTGTCATGTCAACAATCTTTGAAAGTGATGATCCGGTATCGGCTACAAAGGAATATTACGAGGCTTGTCGACAAGCTATTGCTTATCAAAAGGTTGAGAGGAGTTAA
- a CDS encoding AAA domain-containing protein → MHSTCVGIASNHNLKNLTYYWVIVDEAARATAPELILPLKTIRF, encoded by the coding sequence TTGCATTCAACGTGTGTAGGAATAGCTTCAAATCACAATTTGAAAAATTTAACATATTATTGGGTTATAGTAGATGAAGCAGCACGTGCCACAGCTCCAGAATTAATATTACCATTGAAAACAATAAGATTTTAA
- the thiS gene encoding sulfur carrier protein ThiS — MNITLNGKVYKLPKDASTVQQLLEHFELSKRIVIVEVNKEIVQKDQYDRPIRERDQVEMIHFVGGG, encoded by the coding sequence ATAAATATTACATTAAACGGTAAAGTTTATAAGCTACCCAAAGATGCTTCAACCGTTCAGCAATTACTTGAGCATTTCGAGCTTTCCAAGCGGATCGTGATTGTTGAAGTAAATAAGGAGATTGTTCAAAAAGATCAATATGATCGCCCCATTCGCGAACGTGACCAAGTGGAGATGATCCATTTTGTAGGAGGAGGATGA
- a CDS encoding AAA domain-containing protein encodes MTELIKQIYSKEPKSKILFTSPSHVAVDHLLSNLSDDLFNRIIVRIGDSEKISTSSE; translated from the coding sequence ATAACAGAATTAATTAAACAAATTTATTCGAAGGAACCTAAAAGTAAAATTCTATTTACATCTCCTTCACATGTAGCTGTAGACCATCTGCTTTCAAATTTATCAGATGATTTATTTAATAGAATTATTGTAAGAATTGGAGATAGTGAAAAAATTTCTACTTCATCAGAGTAA
- a CDS encoding thiazole synthase: MLKIGDQTFQSRLLLGTGKYPSFEIQKEAVHVSDAEILTFAVRRMNVFEPSQPNFLEMLDLSKYTLLPNTAGAKTAEDAVRTAKLAKASGLCDMIKVEIIGCDRTLLPDPIETLRASDMLLAEGFTVLTYTSDDIVLARRLEELGVHAVMPGASPIGSGRGILNPLNLKFIIEQSSVPVIVDAGIGSPKDAAYAMELGADAVLLNTAVSGANDPIKMAKAMKLAIEAGRLGFEAGRIEERDYAVASSPLEGVLPS; this comes from the coding sequence ATGTTAAAAATAGGAGATCAAACTTTTCAATCAAGACTTTTACTGGGGACAGGAAAGTATCCGTCTTTTGAAATACAAAAGGAAGCAGTCCATGTGTCCGATGCTGAAATTCTTACATTTGCCGTAAGAAGGATGAACGTATTTGAACCGTCGCAGCCAAACTTTCTTGAAATGCTAGATTTATCCAAATATACATTACTTCCAAATACGGCAGGAGCCAAAACTGCTGAAGATGCGGTACGGACGGCAAAATTAGCCAAAGCATCAGGGCTGTGTGACATGATAAAGGTCGAAATTATCGGTTGCGATCGGACACTTTTACCTGACCCAATTGAAACGTTGAGAGCGTCTGATATGCTGTTGGCAGAAGGGTTCACTGTGCTCACCTATACGTCGGACGATATTGTCTTGGCACGAAGGTTGGAAGAGCTTGGTGTTCATGCGGTCATGCCGGGTGCATCACCGATCGGTTCCGGAAGAGGAATTTTAAATCCGCTTAATTTGAAATTTATTATTGAACAATCTTCAGTTCCTGTTATTGTCGATGCTGGCATTGGTTCACCAAAAGATGCAGCGTATGCTATGGAGCTTGGAGCTGATGCCGTTCTATTGAACACCGCCGTGTCTGGGGCGAATGATCCTATAAAAATGGCTAAAGCGATGAAGCTAGCCATTGAAGCCGGCCGCTTGGGTTTTGAAGCTGGCCGGATCGAGGAAAGAGATTATGCTGTGGCAAGCAGTCCTCTTGAAGGGGTGCTCCCGTCGTGA